The following proteins are co-located in the Phocoena phocoena chromosome 1, mPhoPho1.1, whole genome shotgun sequence genome:
- the LOC136137920 gene encoding signal recognition particle 14 kDa protein-like — MVLLEREQFLTELTRLFQKRRLSGSVCITLKKYDGRAKPIPRKGFEPSENKCLLRATGGKKISTGVSSKEVNTFQMACSNLLRANMDGLKKSQSKKSKAAQ, encoded by the coding sequence ATGGTGCTTCTGGAGAGAGAGCAGTTCCTGACGGAGCTGACCAGGCTCTTCCAGAAGCGCCGGTTGTCGGGCAGCGTGTGCATCACCCTGAAGAAGTATGATGGTCGAGCTAAACCCATTCCAAGGAAGGGCTTTGAGCCCTCAGAAAACAAGTGTCTGTTAAGAGCTACTGGTGGGAAAAAGATCAGCACTGGGGTGAGCTCCAAAGAAGTGAATACGTTTCAGATGGCTTGTTCAAACCTATTGAGAGCTAACATGGATGGGCTGAAAAAGAGCCAGAGTAAGAAGAGCAAAGCAGCGCAGTGA